In a genomic window of Parambassis ranga chromosome 24, fParRan2.1, whole genome shotgun sequence:
- the gjd2b gene encoding gap junction protein delta 2b: MGEWTILERLLEAAVQQHSTMIGRILLTVVVIFRILIVAIVGETVYNDEQSMFVCNTLQPGCNQACYDKAFPISHIRYWVFQIIMVCCPSLCFITYSVHQSAKQKERRYSTVYLSLDRDQDSMKRDDSKKIKNTIINGVLQNTENSNKEAEPDCLEVKDIPSSAIRTTKSKMRRQEGISRFYIIQVVFRNALEIGFLVGQYFLYGFNVPAVYECDRYPCIKDVECYVSRPTEKTVFLVFMFAVSGICVVLNLAELNHLGWRKIKTAVRGVQARRKSIYEIRNKDLPRMSMPNFGRTQSSDSAYV, translated from the exons ATGGGGGAGTGGACCATATTAGAGCGTCTCTTGGAGGCGGCTGTCCAACAGCACTCTACTATGATAGGAAG GATCCTGCTGACAGTGGTGGTGATCTTCCGGATTCTGATTGTGGCGATCGTTGGAGAGACCGTGTACAACGACGAGcagtccatgtttgtgtgtaacaCCTTACAGCCCGGCTGCAACCAGGCCTGCTACGACAAGGCTTTCCCCATTTCTCACATCAGGTACTGGGTGTTCCAGATCATCATGGTGTGCTGCCCAAGCCTCTGCTTCATCACCTACTCAGTGCATCAGTCTGCCAAGCAGAAAGAGCGGCGATACTCCACAGTGTACCTGTCCCTGGACAGGGACCAGGACTCTATGAAGAGAGATGACAGCAAGAAGATCAAGAACACCATCATAAATGGGGTTCTGCAGAACACAGAAAACTCCAACAAGGAGGCAGAGCCCGACTGCCTGGAAGTCAAGGACATCCCCAGCTCAGCCATTCGAACTACaaagtcaaagatgagaaggcAGGAGGGCATCTCCAGGTTCTACATCATCCAGGTGGTGTTCAGGAATGCGTTAGAGATTGGGTTTCTGGTGGGTCAATACTTCCTGTATGGATTCAACGTCCCTGCGGTGTACGAGTGTGATCGATACCCTTGCATAAAAGATGTTGAGTGCTACGTTTCCAGGCCGACAGAAAAGACTGTGTTCCTGGTCTTCATGTTCGCAGTCAGCGGCATTTGCGTGGTGCTGAACCTGGCGGAGCTCAACCACCTTGGCTGGAGGAAGATCAAAACGGCTGTGAGAGGCGTCCAGGCCAGGAGGAAGTCCATTTATGAGATCCGGAACAAAGACTTACCCAGGATGAGTATGCCGAACTTTGGGCGCACGCAGTCCAGTGACTCTGCGTATGTGTAA